The proteins below come from a single Geobacillus thermoleovorans genomic window:
- a CDS encoding PSP1 domain-containing protein, with product MYTVVGVRFKKAGKIYYFDPGDAVIPVGEFVIVETVRGIEYGKVVIANKQVDENDIVLPLKKVIRVANEKDKWIVEENKKAAREAYDICLRKVEEHGLEMKLVDVEYTFDRNKVIFYFTADGRVDFRELVKDLASIFRTRIELRQIGVRDEAKMLGGIGPCGRMLCCSTFLGDFEPVSIKMAKDQNLSLNPTKISGLCGRLMCCLKYENEEYETAKEQLPDLGEYVETPHGFGKVVGLNILERVLQIELPEFGRVVEYTLDELMKNGTLSIRVAD from the coding sequence TTGTATACGGTAGTCGGCGTCCGTTTTAAAAAAGCAGGGAAAATTTATTATTTTGACCCTGGCGATGCCGTTATTCCCGTCGGCGAATTCGTCATTGTCGAGACGGTCCGAGGCATTGAGTACGGAAAAGTCGTCATCGCCAATAAACAAGTCGACGAAAACGACATCGTGCTGCCGCTCAAAAAAGTGATCCGCGTGGCGAATGAGAAAGATAAATGGATTGTAGAAGAAAACAAAAAGGCGGCGCGCGAGGCGTATGACATTTGCTTGCGCAAAGTGGAGGAGCACGGGCTGGAAATGAAGCTCGTCGATGTGGAATATACGTTTGACCGCAATAAAGTGATCTTTTATTTCACTGCCGATGGGCGCGTCGATTTCCGCGAGCTTGTGAAAGACTTAGCGTCGATTTTCCGCACGCGCATCGAGCTGCGGCAAATCGGGGTGCGCGATGAGGCGAAAATGCTTGGCGGCATCGGGCCGTGCGGCCGCATGCTTTGCTGTTCGACGTTTTTAGGCGATTTTGAACCGGTGTCGATCAAAATGGCGAAAGATCAAAACTTGTCGCTCAATCCAACGAAAATTTCCGGGCTGTGCGGCCGGCTGATGTGTTGCCTGAAATATGAAAACGAAGAGTATGAGACGGCGAAAGAACAACTCCCGGATTTAGGGGAATATGTCGAAACACCGCACGGCTTCGGCAAAGTCGTCGGCTTGAACATTTTAGAGCGGGTGTTGCAAATCGAGCTTCCAGAATTCGGACGGGTCGTCGAATATACACTCGATGAGCTGATGAAAAACGGGACGTTGTCCATTCGCGTCGCGGATTAA
- the yabA gene encoding DNA replication initiation control protein YabA, producing the protein MEKVDKKEVFRSVANMEEQLSYFYRELVQLKQRVTELLEENHQLQIENAHLRRRLEQLSEAWEEGKRKGDKHGKKLIDIGEGYDNLARLYQEGFHICHIHYGSIRTEGDCLFCLSFLNKN; encoded by the coding sequence GTGGAAAAAGTAGATAAAAAAGAAGTGTTTCGATCAGTGGCCAATATGGAAGAGCAACTTAGTTATTTTTACCGCGAGCTGGTGCAGCTGAAACAGCGCGTAACGGAGCTGTTAGAAGAGAATCACCAGCTGCAAATCGAAAATGCTCATTTGCGCCGTCGGCTTGAACAATTGTCAGAAGCATGGGAAGAAGGCAAACGAAAAGGGGACAAACATGGCAAAAAACTCATCGACATTGGCGAAGGGTATGACAATTTAGCCCGCCTTTACCAAGAAGGGTTTCATATTTGTCACATCCATTACGGAAGCATTCGCACCGAGGGCGATTGTTTGTTTTGCTTGTCGTTTTTGAACAAAAACTAA